Proteins from a single region of Butyrivibrio fibrisolvens:
- a CDS encoding FKBP-type peptidyl-prolyl cis-trans isomerase, producing the protein MKKKLTILLATVLSGALLAGCNKTNNSAEGNSANTSASLADGINAESLQGAVDGSAEAAEPLSEDGYLSKYTASDYVTLGEYKGLEVKVPIVNVTDEDAEETLLSSYGSSFEAVEVTDRTDVRLGDTANINYVGKYADTLEAFEGGTDDSEEGYDLVIGSGSFIPGFEDGLIGAEVGTTVDINLTFPEDYQAPDLAGVDVIFSVTINKISAPAYTDEEVTALGIEGVTDKAGLLEYIKEDLKTQAEEENKETARSSALEMAYDNATFTEEFPQVLIDRFIADYEDTLEYYMQMYSYYYGVSYSSVDDYIAQNFGIAPEEVESYKNEQAIEQLQYIFLERAIAEAEGLEVTAEDVEAELLEIATQSGYADVDSFAEFYSTTYGRDVRELAAEQLISEKAQDFLSENATLVEVEASELEAEEAEEAETEETVAE; encoded by the coding sequence ATGAAAAAGAAACTGACTATTTTATTGGCAACAGTTTTAAGTGGGGCTTTACTTGCAGGATGTAACAAAACAAATAATTCTGCTGAAGGAAACAGCGCAAATACATCAGCATCACTTGCAGATGGTATCAATGCAGAGTCACTTCAGGGAGCTGTTGATGGATCTGCTGAAGCTGCTGAACCTCTTTCAGAGGATGGATACCTGTCCAAATATACAGCAAGTGATTATGTAACACTTGGAGAGTATAAGGGCCTTGAAGTTAAGGTTCCGATCGTTAATGTAACTGATGAAGATGCAGAGGAGACACTCCTTTCAAGCTATGGATCATCTTTTGAAGCTGTAGAGGTTACAGACCGTACAGATGTAAGACTCGGAGATACAGCTAATATCAACTATGTAGGTAAATATGCTGATACACTTGAAGCTTTCGAGGGCGGCACAGATGATTCAGAGGAAGGATATGACCTTGTAATAGGTTCAGGTTCTTTCATTCCTGGATTCGAAGATGGTCTTATCGGAGCAGAAGTTGGAACTACTGTAGATATCAACCTTACATTCCCTGAAGATTATCAGGCACCTGACCTTGCCGGTGTAGATGTAATCTTTTCAGTTACTATCAATAAGATCTCTGCACCTGCTTATACAGACGAAGAGGTTACAGCTCTTGGTATTGAAGGCGTTACTGATAAGGCAGGACTTCTTGAGTATATCAAGGAAGATCTTAAGACTCAGGCAGAAGAGGAAAATAAGGAAACAGCAAGATCATCTGCTCTTGAGATGGCATATGATAATGCAACTTTTACTGAGGAGTTCCCTCAGGTACTTATCGACAGATTTATAGCTGACTATGAAGATACGCTTGAGTATTACATGCAGATGTACAGCTATTACTATGGCGTATCTTATTCATCAGTAGATGATTATATTGCACAGAATTTTGGAATCGCACCTGAAGAAGTTGAATCATACAAGAACGAGCAGGCTATAGAGCAGCTTCAGTATATCTTCCTTGAAAGAGCTATCGCAGAGGCAGAAGGTCTTGAAGTTACTGCTGAAGACGTTGAAGCAGAGCTTCTTGAGATTGCAACTCAGTCAGGATATGCAGACGTAGATTCTTTTGCAGAATTCTATAGCACAACATACGGAAGAGACGTTAGAGAGCTTGCAGCTGAGCAGCTTATATCAGAAAAGGCACAGGATTTCCTTTCAGAGAATGCTACACTTGTAGAAGTTGAAGCTTCTGAACTTGAAGCTGAGGAAGCAGAAGAAGCTGAAACTGAAGAGACAGTAGCAGAATAA